The DNA sequence CGATGTCGCGCTCGGGCATCACGAACCCGGGGACCTCGGCGTTGGTCGAGTCGACGCAGAACAGGTCCACGCCCTCGTCGCCGAGGCGGGAGAACCCGGCCAGGTCGGTGAGGCGCCCGTCCAGCGGGAGCTGGTCGAGCTTGATGTCGCCGGTGTGCAGGACGACGCCCGCCGGGGTGCGGATGGCGACGGCCAGCGCGTCCGGGATCGAGTGGTTCACCGCGAAGAACTCGAGGTTGAACACGCCGACGTCGCGGCGCTCCCCCTCGCGGACCTCGATCAGCTTCGGCCGCTGCCGGTGCTCCTTGGCCTTGGCCGCGAGCAGGGCGTTGGTGAACCTCGAGCCGTAGATCGGCAGGTCCGGCCGCAGGCGCAGGAGGAACGGGACGGCACCGATGTGGTCCTCGTGCCCGTGGGTGAGCACCAGACCTTCGATGTCGTCGAGGCGGTCCTCGATCGCGCGGAAGTCGGGCAGGATCAGGTCGACGCCGGGCTGGTCGTCCTCGGGGAAGAGCACCCCGCAGTCGACGATGAGCAGCCGGCCGGCGAACTCGAACACGGTCATGTTGCGCCCGACCTCGCCGATACCGCCCAGCGCGACTACGCGCAGGGCTCCGGCGGGCAGTTCGGGCGGGGCGTTGGTGGGGCCTGGACCTGGGGGAAGTGAGCTCACCGAGGCAGGGTCCCAACGCTGGTGTGCGAGGTCGGCGCCACGTAGGCGGCCCTCGAGTCTGCTTGTGCCACCCGCTCACCATGCCAGTCCTGGGCCGCCGTGTCGCCCAGCGGCACGCCGCCCTGGGCCAGATCGGCGGCGATCATGGCCGTCTGGTCGGTGGTCGGGGCCACGATCGGGAGCCGCGGCTCGCCGATGTCGAAGCCGCGCAGCCGCAGCGCCGTCTTGCTGAACGCGACCCCGCCGACCCGCGACATCGCGCGCAGCACCGGCAGCATGCCGCGGTGGTTGGTGCGCGCGGTGGACGTGTCGCCGTTCTCGTAGGCGTCGATCATCGCGCGGATCCGGCCCGCGACGACGTGACCGATCACACTCACCACTCCGGTGCCGCCGACGGAGATCCAGGGCAGGTTCAGCCCGTCGTCACCCGAGTAGTACGCGAGGTGGGTGTTGGCGATGACCTCGGAGCCGGCGATCAGGTCGCCCTTGGCGTCCTTGACCGCGACGATCCGGGAGTGCTCGGCCAGCCGCAGCAGCGTGTCGACCTCGATCGGGACGACCGAGCGCGGCGGGATGTCGTAGAGCATCACCGGCAGGCCGGTGCTGTCGGCGACCGTGGTGAAGTGCGCGTAGAGCCCGGCCTGGCTGGGGCGCGAGTAGTACGGGGTGACGACCAGCAGCCCGTGCGCGCCCGCGGCTTCGGCCTGCTTGGCCTGCTCGATGCTGTGCGCGGTGTTGTTGGTGCCCGCGCCGGCCACGACGGTCGCGCGGTCGCCGACGGCCTCGACCACGGCGCGGATCAGCTCCTGCTTCTCCGTGTCGGTCGTGGTCGGGCTCTCGCCGGTGGTGCCGTTGATGACGAGGCCGTCGTTCCCCAGCTCCACGAGGTGCTCGGCCAGCTCCTGCGCCCGCTTCAGGTCCAGCGCGCCGTCGGCGCCGAAGGGGGTGGCCATCGCGGTGAGCACGCGCCCGAACGGCCGTCCGGGCGCGGCGGTAGGTGGGTTGGACATGCTGAGACGGTACCCCGTCCCCCCGACGAAAACCGCGCCGACCTGGCCGGGTGCGGGAAGTGCGGAGGATTTCCGGGGACCGGCCGCTCGTCGCGGAACTTCTACTTGACCTTGGTCACGATCGGCGCGGTGATGGGGCCGCCGTCGGCCTTCGTGAGCACGCAGTAGAAGTCGCGGCTGGGTTCGTCGGTCGCCTTCGACGGCGCGCCGTCCCACTCCGCCTGGGTGGGCACGAGCGCGCGGTAGGTGAGGCCGGTGCGCTTGGCCTCCGGCACGATCGAGGAGCGGAACGCGGTCGCGCACGCGGCTTCGGCGCTGGCCTTCACGGCGTCCAGGCCGGGATAGGCCGCCACCTTCGCGTCGTCGGAGTTCCAGTTCTCGACCGACAGCAGGCCGCCGACCTCGAAGATCTCCATCAGGTGGGTGCCCTCGCAGTTGTCGGACTTGGTCTCCGAGCTGATGATCGCGCCGTCCTGCACCGGGGTGTTGAAGCACCGGTAGTAGCTGTCGACCTCGGCGCGGAGCTGGCCGCCGATGCCGTAGGTCATGGTCGGCTGCTTCTGCGCGTCGACGGCGGGCTTCTCGAAGGCCCGGCCCGCGAAGAACCCGCCGATCAGGGCGCCCACCACGAGCACCGCGGCGGCCGCGATCCACAGCCCGCGCAGGTTCTTCTTCGGCGGCTGCGGCGCCATCCTGGTCGGC is a window from the Amycolatopsis sp. NBC_00355 genome containing:
- the dapA gene encoding 4-hydroxy-tetrahydrodipicolinate synthase, which produces MSNPPTAAPGRPFGRVLTAMATPFGADGALDLKRAQELAEHLVELGNDGLVINGTTGESPTTTDTEKQELIRAVVEAVGDRATVVAGAGTNNTAHSIEQAKQAEAAGAHGLLVVTPYYSRPSQAGLYAHFTTVADSTGLPVMLYDIPPRSVVPIEVDTLLRLAEHSRIVAVKDAKGDLIAGSEVIANTHLAYYSGDDGLNLPWISVGGTGVVSVIGHVVAGRIRAMIDAYENGDTSTARTNHRGMLPVLRAMSRVGGVAFSKTALRLRGFDIGEPRLPIVAPTTDQTAMIAADLAQGGVPLGDTAAQDWHGERVAQADSRAAYVAPTSHTSVGTLPR